In Clupea harengus chromosome 1, Ch_v2.0.2, whole genome shotgun sequence, one DNA window encodes the following:
- the LOC105898811 gene encoding WW domain-binding protein 11: MGRRSTSSTKSGKFMNPTDQARKEARKRELKKNKKQRMMVRAAVLKMKDPRQIIRDMEKLDEMEFNPVQQPLLNEKVLRDKRKKLRETFERIVRLYERENPDTYKELRKLELEYETKRGQLSLYFDSVKNAESVEVDSIPLPEMPHAPSSILIQDIPLPGAQPPSILKKGTSFGKGTATTPSAPTSAAVAGVPRLPPGRKPPGPPPGPPPPQVLQQYGRRVQQQRRLGDTDGGDALSDTEAMETAGGRDSGSESDRDGDEREDDDESDSEEDSDMEREEGGDEDRRKVVRHDDRDREREEDKDRGRIVRFADMPSPPRERRKKKRVVKKTKAITPLQAMMLRMAGQSVPEEEEEEEEEEEYTDSEGSDTEDRSAPGDGQPGVPRMPTSSIPMGTQQPPPHMQAPPMTGPPPLGPPPAPPMRPPGPPSGLPPGPPPGAPPFLRPPGIPGALRGPMPRMLPPGPPPGRPPGPPPGPPPGLPPGPPPRGPPPRLPPPAPPGIPPPPPRAGPPRPMAPPLSLFPPPLNPNVLSAPPSIVHRQKPGAGEGVPNAPNTPSMMPPPPMPMRPGVMQMPPPPGTTAPQTSAGQGNLPTHHHAPPTIEKRANITSVSGPPGAGLPGAASGATISAKPQIINPKTEVTRFVPTTLRVRRDKAVVGAGMDRSHRKGDEHGGGPGHKQQAMAAPILSANPNQPSGIQPNMKTKDQMYDAFMKEMEGLL, from the exons ATGGGTCGACGCTCGACTTCGTCCACCAAGAGTGGGAAATTCATGAATCCCACAGATCAAGCCA GAAAGGAAGCTCgaaagagagagctgaagaAG AACAAAAAGCAGAGGATGATGGTGAGGGCAGCTGTCCTGAAGATGAAAGATCCCAGGCAGATCATCCGTGATATGGAGAAGTTGGATGAGATGG AGTTCAACCCGGTGCAGCAGCCACTGCTGAATGAGAAGGTCCTCCGGGACAAGAGGAAAAAGCTGAGGGAGACGTTTGAGCGCATTGTACGTCTGTACGAAAGAGAGAACCCCGACACGTACAAGGAGCTGCGCAAGCTGGAATTGGAGTATGAGACTAAGCGTGGCCAGCTGTCCCTCTATTTTGACTCCGTgaag AATGCAGAATCAGTGGAGGTAGACAGCATCCCACTGCCTGAGATGCCACATGCCCCGTCCAGCATCCTCATCCAAGACATTCCCCTCCCTGGGGCCCAGCCTCCCTCCATTCTCAAGAAGGGCACATCCTTTGG GAAAGGTACCGCGACAACTCCGTCAGCCCCCACATCAGCTGCCGTGGCTGGGGTCCCTCGGCTCCCGCCGGGCAGGAAGCCTCCAGGCCCTCCTCCAGGACCTCCACCCCCACAGGTTCTCCAGCAGTATGGCCGCAGAGTCCAGCAGCAAAGGAGGCTGGGAGACACAG ATGGTGGCGATGCCCTGTCAGACACTGAAGCCATGGAGACCGCAGGGGGCCGGGACAGTGGCAGTGAGAGTGACCGAGATGGGGATGAGcgagaggatgatgatgagagCGACAGCGAGGAAGACAGTGacatggaaagagaggaggggggcgaTGAAGACAGAAGGAAGGTGGTTCGGCATGACGACAGAGatcgggagagagaggaggacaaagaCCGAG GCCGCATTGTGCGCTTTGCTGACATGCCCTCTCctcccagagagaggaggaagaagaagagggtaGTGAAGAAGACTAAGGCCATCACACCACTGCAGGCTATGATGCTCAGGATGGCAG GTCAGTCCGtcccagaggaagaggaggaggaagaagaggaagaggagtacaCTGATTCCGAGGGCTCTGACACTGAAGATAGATCAGCACCTGGTGATGGCCAGCCCGGTGTTCCCAGAATGCCGACTTCCTCCATACCAATGGGTACACAGCAACCTCCTCCACACATGCAGGCTCCACCAATGACAGGGCCTCCTCCACTGGGACCGCCACCAGCTCCACCAATGAGACCTCCAGGACCACCCTCTGGTCTGCCCCCTGGTCCACCACCAG GTGCTCCGCCTTTCCTAAGACCCCCTGGTATACCAGGTGCCCTGAGGGGACCGATGCCACGTATGCTTCCACCTGGACCACCTCCTGGTCGCCCGCCAGGCCCACCTCCCGGTCCTCCTCCAGGTTTACCCCCTGGCCCTCCACCCAGAGGCCCACCGCCCAGGCTacctccacctgcaccgccAG GTATACCGCCTCCTCCACCTCGCGCCGGACCCCCACGTCCCATggccccccctctttctctcttccccccgcCGCTTAACCCCAACGTTCTCAGTGCACCCCCCAGCATTGTCCACCGGCAGAAGCCTGGTGCAGGGGAGGGCGTTCCAAACGCCCCCAACACGCCATCCATGATGCCCCCGCCCCCAATGCCCATGCGTCCAGGGGTCATGCAGATGCCTCCTCCCCCAGGCACCACTGCCCCACAGACCAGTGCTGGCCAGGGCAACCTCCCGACTCATCACCATGCACCACCCACCATCGAAAAGCGCGCCAACATCACCTCTGTGTCGGGGCCTCCAGGGGCAGGGCTGCCGGGTGCGGCGAGTGGAGCCACAATCTCCGCCAAGCCTCAGATCATCAACCCCAAGACGGAGGTCACACGTTTCGTGCCCACTACACTGCGTGTCCGAAGGGACAAAGCAGTGGTTGGGGCGGGGATGGATAGAAGTCACCGCAAGGGGGACGAGCATGGTGGAGGCCCAGGGCACAAACAGCAGGCCATGGCTGCACCAATATTATCAGCCAACCCCAACCAGCCCTCAGGCATCCAACCCAACATGAAGACAAAGGATCAAATGTACGACGCCTtcatgaaagagatggaggggctTCTGTGA